From a single Streptomyces sp. NBC_01264 genomic region:
- a CDS encoding response regulator transcription factor, with amino-acid sequence MIDEQLPPDRPGTRHTVLVVEDDTSIRTLLTSALTAAGYAVASAGSGQEAMFEAGSRRPDLIILDVMLPDTDGFHVIRDLRAQGVYTPVLFLTARTGVEDRIIGLSSGGDDYVTKPFHVQEILLRIRAILRRSNTPPSAGSARPPLRYADLTLDESSHEVHRAGRPVKLSPTEFRLLVCLLTHPERVLEKAEILQQVWQYGFSGDTRIVDTYVKNLRRKIDQEPPALIHTVRGVGYCLRLPRDESPTTPR; translated from the coding sequence GTGATCGACGAACAGCTCCCTCCCGACCGGCCGGGGACGAGGCACACCGTTCTGGTCGTGGAGGACGACACCAGCATCCGTACGCTGCTGACCTCCGCGCTGACCGCGGCCGGCTACGCCGTGGCGAGCGCCGGCAGCGGGCAGGAAGCCATGTTCGAGGCGGGCAGTCGGCGGCCCGACCTGATCATCCTGGACGTGATGCTCCCCGACACCGACGGCTTCCACGTCATCCGCGACCTCCGCGCCCAGGGCGTCTACACCCCCGTGCTGTTCCTCACCGCCCGCACCGGCGTCGAGGACCGCATCATCGGCTTGAGCTCCGGTGGCGACGACTACGTCACCAAGCCCTTCCACGTCCAGGAGATCCTGCTGCGCATCCGCGCCATCCTGCGCCGCAGCAACACACCCCCGTCCGCCGGCTCCGCCCGGCCGCCCCTGCGGTACGCCGACCTCACCCTCGACGAGAGCAGCCACGAGGTGCACCGGGCCGGACGACCGGTGAAGCTGTCGCCGACCGAGTTCCGTCTCCTGGTCTGCCTGCTCACCCACCCCGAGCGGGTGCTGGAGAAGGCGGAGATCCTCCAGCAGGTGTGGCAGTACGGCTTCTCCGGTGACACCCGGATCGTGGACACCTACGTCAAGAACCTGCGCCGCAAGATCGACCAGGAGCCGCCCGCACTGATCCACACGGTCCGCGGTGTCGGCTACTGCCTGCGCCTGCCCCGTGACGAGTCCCCCACGACGCCGCGATGA
- a CDS encoding sensor histidine kinase, with protein sequence MSPVSRLRPRSLRARLVLISGLLATAAVLVCQFAGLTVLRGWLMDQVDDRLGHFRPPDRVYEDLARGEALRPPPNPGDSLPSDYRVYFYDQDGRLLASSLGTGEEPGPRLPGRATDLRLPSGKPSTLPGQDDSGSDWRVVSYAGPGQMRSVVALPLDTVDGATTKLLWLSLGLGLAVATSVVVLGNGAIRLGLRPLTRVEQTAQQITDGALELSVPVADPDTEVGRLAMALNTMLDRLRTALRRTEDSEQQLRNFLADAGHELRTPLTAVQGFAELLLTDPAMDGPRRHEAHTLIAHNADRMSRLVDDLFLLAKLGHTPTPHHEPVDLLSLAAEAIATTAVRHPGRTITLEPLTADPAGPGAGTAELDVIEAPGDPHQLAQILNNLLSNACTHTPADTPVHVRVGSRTADRPGASAGVPVSVVEVADEGPGIQPDAAPHVFDRFYRAAAPDGLTEPGSGLGLAIATAIAAAHDGRLELDNRPGEGCTFRLLLPHRPPAPHVETW encoded by the coding sequence ATGAGCCCGGTGAGCCGACTGCGGCCCCGCTCGCTGCGCGCCCGCCTGGTCCTGATCTCCGGGCTGCTGGCCACCGCCGCCGTCCTGGTGTGCCAGTTCGCCGGGCTCACCGTGTTGCGCGGCTGGCTCATGGACCAGGTCGACGACCGTCTGGGCCACTTCCGTCCCCCCGACCGCGTCTACGAGGACCTCGCCCGCGGAGAAGCCCTGCGTCCACCGCCGAACCCCGGCGACTCGCTGCCCTCGGACTACCGCGTCTACTTCTACGACCAGGACGGACGCCTGCTCGCCAGTTCCCTGGGAACCGGTGAGGAGCCGGGGCCACGCCTGCCCGGCCGGGCCACCGACCTCCGCCTGCCCTCCGGCAAGCCGAGCACCCTACCCGGGCAGGACGACAGCGGATCCGACTGGCGCGTCGTTTCCTACGCCGGACCCGGCCAGATGCGGTCCGTCGTCGCCCTCCCGCTCGACACCGTGGACGGCGCCACGACCAAACTGCTCTGGCTCAGCCTCGGCCTCGGCCTGGCCGTCGCCACCAGCGTGGTCGTCCTCGGCAACGGAGCCATCCGGCTGGGCCTGCGCCCTCTCACCCGCGTGGAACAAACGGCGCAGCAGATCACCGACGGGGCACTGGAACTCAGCGTTCCCGTCGCGGACCCCGACACCGAGGTCGGGCGCCTGGCGATGGCCCTCAACACCATGCTCGACCGGCTGAGGACCGCCCTGCGCCGTACGGAGGACTCGGAGCAGCAGCTGCGGAACTTCCTCGCAGACGCGGGCCACGAACTGCGGACCCCGCTCACCGCCGTCCAGGGCTTCGCCGAACTGCTGCTGACGGACCCTGCGATGGACGGCCCCCGCCGCCACGAGGCGCACACGCTCATCGCGCACAACGCCGACCGCATGAGCCGGCTCGTCGATGACCTGTTCCTCCTGGCCAAGCTAGGCCACACCCCCACCCCCCACCACGAACCCGTCGACCTGCTCTCGCTGGCCGCCGAGGCCATCGCGACCACCGCTGTCCGCCACCCCGGCCGCACGATCACCCTGGAGCCGCTCACGGCCGACCCCGCAGGGCCCGGCGCGGGGACCGCCGAGCTCGACGTCATCGAGGCACCGGGTGACCCTCATCAGCTCGCCCAGATCCTGAACAACCTCCTGTCCAACGCCTGCACCCACACCCCCGCGGACACACCGGTCCATGTCCGGGTCGGCTCCCGCACGGCCGATCGGCCGGGGGCTTCGGCAGGCGTGCCCGTCAGCGTCGTCGAGGTCGCCGACGAAGGGCCCGGGATCCAGCCCGACGCCGCCCCCCATGTCTTCGACCGCTTCTACCGGGCCGCGGCCCCGGACGGACTCACCGAACCGGGTTCCGGCCTGGGCCTCGCCATCGCCACCGCGATCGCCGCCGCGCACGACGGCCGCCTCGAACTGGACAACCGGCCGGGCGAAGGCTGCACCTTCCGCCTCCTGCTACCCCACCGGCCACCGGCACCGCACGTGGAAACGTGGTGA
- a CDS encoding serine hydrolase: protein MARHRHSSPSRIPRYLAIGTAAALIGAIGFSYADSGPQTGRNPVETAAAVTALPSPSATASAQDDARAELAADVEAAVREAVAGAGGNAAVAVLDLSTGTSASAGTTETDDHEFDTASIVKVDILAALLLQADDDGRALTAQERAWATVMIENSDNAAANALWDAIGGGQGLAKANARLGLTETVPGDGAYWGLTRTTPDDQLRLLRAVFGEDSVLSADAREYLCGLMGSIAADQDWGVSAAADDPGSAQLKNGWLARSGTGLWVTNSIGRVEVAGHTLLLAVLCDGQRSQESGMALVEDLAMAASRPFADAAVAGADE from the coding sequence ATGGCACGCCACAGGCACTCTTCCCCGTCCCGGATACCCCGCTACCTCGCGATCGGCACGGCGGCCGCGCTCATCGGTGCGATCGGCTTCAGCTACGCGGATTCGGGTCCGCAGACGGGCCGAAACCCCGTGGAGACGGCCGCTGCAGTGACCGCGCTACCGAGTCCGTCGGCGACGGCGTCGGCGCAAGACGACGCCCGGGCCGAGCTCGCGGCGGACGTCGAGGCCGCGGTACGGGAGGCTGTGGCGGGGGCCGGGGGGAACGCGGCCGTGGCGGTGCTGGACCTGTCCACGGGCACGAGCGCGTCCGCCGGCACCACTGAGACCGACGATCACGAGTTCGACACCGCCAGCATCGTCAAGGTCGATATTCTCGCCGCCCTGCTACTGCAGGCCGACGACGACGGTCGGGCGCTCACCGCTCAGGAACGCGCGTGGGCGACGGTCATGATCGAGAACAGCGACAACGCGGCGGCGAACGCCCTGTGGGACGCCATCGGCGGCGGGCAGGGGCTGGCGAAGGCCAACGCCCGGCTGGGCCTGACCGAGACCGTTCCCGGCGACGGGGCCTACTGGGGGCTCACCCGGACCACGCCGGATGATCAGCTGCGTCTGCTCCGGGCGGTGTTCGGCGAGGACTCGGTCCTGTCCGCGGACGCCCGGGAGTATCTGTGCGGCCTCATGGGCTCGATCGCGGCCGACCAGGACTGGGGCGTTTCGGCGGCGGCGGACGACCCCGGGTCCGCGCAGCTCAAGAACGGCTGGCTCGCGCGCAGCGGGACGGGCCTGTGGGTGACCAACAGCATCGGCCGGGTGGAAGTGGCCGGACACACCCTCCTGCTGGCCGTTCTGTGCGACGGCCAGAGGTCGCAGGAGTCGGGCATGGCCCTGGTGGAAGACCTCGCGATGGCGGCGAGCCGCCCCTTCGCGGACGCCGCAGTTGCCGGTGCCGACGAGTGA